The window gtgtcgatcgaacatttatgtaaatttggttgaaaacattctgtactgtacaggagacacgacacggaggagactgatggacaatggtctacagtccctcagccaatcaggacgcagaacacaatgcacgttcatacagtgTAACAAGAAGCAcgtaaaactgcactaaaaaaaatCCTCGAAACAGTGAGGCCGCGAAACATAATGGAGCTTTTGGATGCTTCTGCCAGGGATCCAGATGAAAAGAGTGTTATGATAGTCCAACCTGGAGAAGGAAATGGAGCTGATGAGGGAAGAGTGAACTAAACAATATATAATTCGTTCTAAGTGTGCGGTGTAAGGAAATATGACAAATTTCTTCTggatgtttattttctgaacacaagggctaccgctagcgttagcaacaggtttgattgacagcgttgctaagggaggAGGcgataccttcaacagcctcgctttggattggctctttggttgctatgatacttgcggtcaaaactcggctccaaattggtccctatacctgttagccttgatgagcttcatttgactggagctgaacgctgtgggtgatgtcaaactcacttagtccacttttttatacagtctatgcgtACACATTAATAGAAGTATAttgttttaaaccacaatatgtAAATTATCTCAACTCTGGCCAATCAGATCTGTTGATACACTTTGGCTGTGTGTTTATTAGTTTAGGAAAGAGCAGAGACagttgattttgtttattttctgaactcaagagctactgtaggccgtaacccacgccaaaacaagagcagaacagCAGCAGTCttaactcactagagccagtctccaaaacagacccataactgaccaatagaaacttgtcggcatagcaaccaaatatcacatacaaaagcagttacattaacaacaaaaagtgtcaactctgaactaaacacaaaatatcagatcattacagtatgCAGATGAATTACAATGCCCTAATTAGGAATATTTCATCATAATTTTAAAACAAGATTTGCTCTTAAAGAAACATTATGTGAGATGGACTCGTTAAGGACCATGTTATAGTCGTTTCCCTTCTTATTTACTCACTCAgaattgtatttagagtgattcgtgcatgtttgagtaatcgttattctcctgcattcaagacgccattgctCAGAAAATCCACGTTTTCCCCTACCCCCCATACACGCCCGTTGATTGGTACTGACCTCATTCTCCAATTTTGATTTTTTCGTAAACGGTGATAAAGAAGCGTGACATTGCTAAACTAGCTCATTTTCTCCACTAAGGCAAGACGCGGTTAGCTAACCTGTCCGTACGCTCTAACCACGGAAGTATGATAAGATCTGGAAGACGAATTAGAGATGGCGTCGTATTGATGTCAAAAtgccaaacacatttttttttatagatccATGGTTCTAACCTCAACCAAATTAACTGTTAGCGAACCTAATCATAATCCTaactctaaccttaacctgattgtaaaaaaatatattgtcaaaacATCTGCTAGCGTAGTCACCAATGCAAAATGGCGGTTGTGTGGCATAACTTGGtttggttaaaaaataaataaaaaaatcccttCTAAtccaatgttgttgtttttttctttctttccaggAGACCAAGCTGCAAAGTTCACTGGAGGACCTTCTGCTTTGGTCAACGGCTACAAAGGTGACGTTTGATCCACCTGCagctaaaaaaaatgctttaaaatatgTACAACCTCGTCAATTTCCTGgtctttcttttgttttcaacCAGGCTAAACACTAACTCCCAGGACTCCTTCAAACATGGATCCATTGTATTATGTGCCTAAAGATTTCTGTATGTTTGTCATTGTCTGCTTGGTCCGACTATTGATAATTCAACTATTGTTATTGAGTTAAGCCTATGTTTGTCTGCGTGTCTGTAttcataaacatataaaaattgtggtaaaaatataagagaACGTTTGAAGAATAAATTATGTGATGCTTTATTGAGAACTTGTTGTGGCACCTTTCTTTAACCCTCTTCTGCAAACAGGAAGTTAAACCACTTCCCTTTTGAGAAATTCAGAACAAAAAGATGCAGATTGCTCATATTGTGGTTGAGGCTGTGTTTCAGTTTGCGTGGACTTATATTGAAGCGATATgtctaaaattaaaacaaaattaaaaaataaatacaacaatagtTGACCTCACACATAgttaacaaacattttaaaaagttcaaCCCATAATGTAATAAACCTcgtccaaaacatacctggagttgtgttttgtttcattcacacatgtttgcataactttttattattagtctgtccacatctccaaagctcaaaatgctctgtcccactttatgatgtcgtgaagtggttgttttcaagttaacagctccttttaccttttggttATTAACGATTGGCatgtccagggctgaaatcatccaaatgattccagtgaaggtgtgtggagcacttcctgtattaccacatgacatcacaaggtggaatagagtgttttctgtttgagagaagaactcaatatgcagggtttgtgtgttaaacatgtgtgaatgaaacaaaacacaactccaggtatgtttttgatgaggaaacaacattataacatagatcagggaacagtgtaatatgagctctttaaaaCTTCCAAATAGCtaatatgttttattacaaaGGCTCTATACAAGGTGGTCAGAGATGTCACAGTATAAggtctgatgtagacttggtttagtcctgttcttgtcctggttAATTCTGGTCTAGGCTCAAATTTAGCCCTATGTTTTTTGGAACCTTTTTTTATTGAATactttcaactggacaaaggctTTTAagaagttgacagatttaattagCTTTTGCTGTGGACCCTtcctgaatgactgagggattatcatagactctatatataaatggacatggctaacttgCTAGCCTCCACATTCCAATTAAGAAATGAGCATGAACGCACTTCCGGCTGCGTCgattctggctctaattcactttctattgaaaatctgttgcccctctctctgtaactactgcagtgagcctcgtcatttcggtcttaaaatgttcgtgttaacccgttctacatgattctggtgtttttatttggcttttttgtccataaatcaagatatggacattaataacagacgaatcaggcacTTTCTatcccccgaggtcgctcccactagcattaacTCTgtattggctgtttggttgtgtatgatactcacagtcagaattccaaatgtggaacgtGCCTCTAAATTCTCCATTATAACTGCTAGaaccgatgagcttcatttgactagagctgaacactatgggtaacttcacactcacttagtccacttctttatactgtctgTAAGTATTAACTGAATGACAttgttttaaaccacaatacGCAAATTATCTGAGatctggttgtgtgtttgttggtttagagagatacagagacaggGCAACAGTGAGAGTCATGGATTGGGGCAAGAACTTGTGCTGTAACTCCtacaaattacaattacatggctAGAAGCACAAGTACAAGTTCAGCTACTCAAAAAATCCACTTAAAAGGaccatattacacttttttatgatctgttataatgttgtttcctcatcacaaacagacctgaagttgtgttttgtttcattcacacgtttaacacgagttcttccctcaaacagaaaaaactgtgttccaccttgtgatcacaggagtccattttgtgtaatataggacctttaatcgcAGTAACGTGAGTATTTGTtattagttactttccacctgTGCTGTTTAGACGATTTACCAAACAAGGCctgaagttatttttatttggccTACTCTTGCAGACTTGGGTCTCTTAACATATCCAGATGGTACTTTACATGGGGAAATCTGGGACACGCTCGTGCTGAACTATAAGGCAGTATTTGTGAATTAAGTATATGTGGAAAAAagctaaaaagaaataaaaacattgtctGTGTTTAACTAGGCCAGCTGTGTGGTTTTACAGACTGATGTCAAAAGGCACAAATGGGGCTGTACAATAAGacaaaatatgaatcaattaaaaaaaatttaaaatccaaataattttttttttctttcatattgATCGCTCCCAATTTCctgttattttatgtattttgtttttatctcattaaaacaaatttaaatggttttgaatattaatttcctgTACTGGCCGGCCCACCCCTGTTCTATTCACACATGTAACAACATTTAAGAGTGAATTTCGGCTTTTGTTGAAATTAGCGCGGTGTACAGATTAGCAACGTTAGCATAACAGAGAATAACAGTATATTTGTAACGGCAGAAACTCAACTGCTGTTTAAGAGCAGGTTCACAGAAGCAGGTGGACAGGAGGGAAAGTAACAAAAGTGTGatcaatattttaaatgttggatGTCAAACCTTATCCAAAAGCAGGGCATGTTTGATTTCCTAACTCGCACTCGGaactgttctctctgtttctcccagTAGAAATTCTGAGATCATGGCACGTTCCAGTCGTCATGTGCCAGTCAGAACTCGAAAAAAGCTGACCTGCTGGATGTCTGGAATGCACCATTAAACACAGCCTGATAAGATtccattccaaataggaagtgagcatgagcgcacttccggctccatcgacttcggtttcaattcactttctattgaaaaactgtcactcctctctctgtaactgtcaggctcgtcatttttagttttaaaatgttaatatcatcccgctctacatgatcctggtgtttttatgtcactattgtgtccttaaatcaagatatgaacatcaataacagaaaTCAGACACTTTTTTCCCTCAAGATGGcttccactagcgttagcaacaagtttgattgacattgttgctaagcttccgctccctgataaaccagaggtgcagcaggaaggagcgttaccttcaactgtcttgtcctgattggctctctggttgctatgacactcgcggccggaattccaaatacggaactcaactccaaattcgtcgctataactgttagcctcgatgagctagCAGTCTATGGAGCACACACACTTAAAGtataaattaaattacaaatacATTACTTGACTAACTTAGCTCATcattaaaatgagtaaaatatgataaaatgtCATAATTGCAAACACATACTGGTTTCAAtactaatacaaatacaaatactaaaAATGAATATGTGCAATTATGTGTTTTTACAGGATGAACTCAAAACTTCGGTGCTAATGTAACTGTTGTCATgctctgtttcttttttctctaGCATAAAAGCATTTCTAAGTCTACACCGATCATCCGTGGGGTTCATGTTACTATTTTAGTTAATTGTCACAAATACCATGCATGAGGATCAGGTGTGCAAATGCCAAAATACAATTTACGTTCTCAGCAGCTGTTCTCACTGACTTTTTCTGCTCTTTTAGTCCATTTCATTGTCATTATTTTCACTATAATGGATATTGTATTCTCCTAAATTGGGGGTACCTCAAGGCAGTGTACTGGGGTCATATGTATttgcatatcttgatttaaaatgtgcctaATCTTTTCCCAAAAGTAGATACATTGAATaatattaaatcatttttaataaacacataGCTGTACTTTCCTTTGTAATAGCAACACAGTGGTTTAATGACACAGTTGCTTATGTTTGGTGCCCAGTGTAGAAGACCTCTCCCTGCTAGCATACAATTGAACTTATATAGCTCAGTTTAGGGGCATTTAGGTGGGAGAGCAGATAAAAGCTAAAGATTAGAAAGAGCGTGGTTAGGCAGACTACTTCCGCTTCATGAGGTAGTCCGTGGTGGTCTGTCAGCAGCTTTAAAAACGAATTTGAAACTATGACTATTATTCCAGGCATTGAACAACCACAAATACGTTGCTCATTTCTGTGAAGTGGAAGGGGCTGCGGCTCTTGTGGAGACCTACttgaaatataaaagaatatgACAGTTACACAAAAATTAGGCAAATGacatggtatttttatttttgaaagcaGTTGTTTAAAAAGGTACAATTGAACCAAACAAGTACAACTGATCTAAAcaacttttgaatattttacaagattatACAGCAACTTCTTGAAAGGAAAATGATCTGTACCACTATCACTACATCTAACTTCTGTATACTTCGGCACATCTATCAAGTATACTTACTCTCAGGGAAAAACAACATCTTAACATTATTACAGTATCATTAAAGCTGGAGTGATGCTGCTATACTGTcaaataaactcagacaagaatGAAAGCGTAAAAGTATTTGTACAACATTGAATACAGGTATTTAGTACGCACTGCtacaaaaactgaaatactgcTACTAAAACTTCCGACCCAAGACCTCATACTATCTTTGTATcgacactttgcagctgatgccatcaatattccctgggggtgtgatgctaactgaaggcactactctgtcagaagctctattagactttaatctgaggtttgttttgatcagaaagaggtggtttagttggaactacaacagatgagctgatgatttgtgctcttaaataagtctctctcacacaaaactacagtcacaagctagatagcattagccaacagtttttcagtttgttactctcacctttttggtGAAATTCAaacttaaacaggaccatgaacgctcatatAGATCACAGCCTCCTGAAAATCTACTTTGTGTTTGTCGTTGAGTTTTAAGACAGATCTTTGAATCTGCACTGTCACCAtaataactgctgaacattcaaccacagagacacacatagaacacccccagtgtgatgttacTGCCAAGAATCAACAACTTGCATCTTGTTATTATATTGATACAAAAGGCTAATCATATATTTTAAGATTAGATATAAGCGCAGATTTGAAACTCATTCCTTAGACTCTGGTTTGGTTGCTCTTTGACCCGTTCACGAACACGCCCCATTGCAGCAGCAGGGCTTCAGGAACTGGATGGGAGTGACGGGACTTGAACCACCCCTTTAGAGATGGACTCATGGGCGTAGCTTTATAAACCGTACAGAGGTCTCCGCTAAGGTTCGGAGCACACTGCACTTGCCACTTGACAAACAGTCGGCCATGTTGTAGGTTGCACACGTCAGTTTTGACCCCAACCGTAAGAACTCGATCACACTCTCCCAAAAGATCATCGTCCCATTTGTTGTCCTCATCCCACACTTCAAATCGAACTTTATTCCCCGCTAAAAGATTCACGTCGCCCCAGTCGATGACGTATTGAAAGTGAGGGTTGTTATTGTTCCAGATGACATTTGTTCTCCATAGTGTCTTTCCTCTGTAGACTTTTACGTATGCGTCTGTGGCTGTGGTTGTGTCGCCCCAGAGGTTTTCAGCCCTTTGCACCGTGATGACCACCCGGGCCAAGCCTTTCTGAGTGGGGCAGcagtcctgatttactcctgcgTTGTTGTGGCACTGACAGACACAGGAGTCCCGGGAGTTTGTCCTGACTCCGGCGGAACAAGAGGAGCTGCAGTTCCTCCACAGGCCTTTCTCCAGGATGTAGTGGCTGATGGCGGAGCGGAGGTTGGAGTGGGAGGGAGACTGGCGAGGCAGCAGCTGGTGCAAAGGATCCAGGGAGTAGGAGAGGATGTCTGGGTGCTGGGGCAGTGTGCTCAGCCAGTCTTTGTAGGCTGAAGGCTCTTTGTCTGCAGAGAACAGCAGGTCCGGCTCTGTGGTGTGGCCTCCTCTAATCTCTGTGAACCTGGAAAATATGCAACACATGTTAATTTACTTATGATCTGGATTGGTCCTCTACCAACTCAGATCAATCACTTAAATGCAAAGTACTGTACAAATCACACATCTGCACTAACAAATGAGTTTAATTGGTTGGCGCAGATCATCTCCAGACAGTCCCTCCTACTTTTTGTTTGATTGCAGAAGGGTCTGAAACTAATTCTCATTTTaagtctatttatttttttgtggttttgcttttatttgattgcatacatgttttgttgttttgggactattacaatcacattttttgcaataccttttgttgttttcttttcggAAACAGCTTGTCAGATATGCTGTATAAATGAAGTGGATTTGGATTTTGCAAAGTATTGCAAACACAGTTGTGGTATTGGCTATCCAGGTAAACAATCAAATGAGTGACGGACTGGATGTTTCAGACCTGTCGTTGAAGGAGCTGGCGAAGGAGGACTTCTTTTCTGACTTCTGGATGTCTGATTTGCAGTGTTTGCTCTCAGCTTTAGCCTCAGTTCTGATGTAGCTGGCAGACGCCTCCACCTCCAGACAGGCCTGTACCTCCTCTGCACTGAGGCCCTCCAGACTAGCCTCACACTCACGGATACTGGTCACTGACTTCACACTGCCCCCGATGcgcacctgaaacacacagcaTTGCTTTCACTGTTGCCGGGGAAGACGGGTATCATCTGCACACTATTTTAGCTTCCTTCTACTGTCCAAAAGCATGCTTGAGTACGTGAAATCATTTATCTTTCTCTTAGTTTTGTTTGAGGTCACAGGTGGCTAGAACCTTTCCAGACTAGAACCTTTTCCCCAGACAAGATTTATGGTGCTAAAgattcattatgtaacttttctggtgtgcgatataccacctgcttgtcttcatggagatattgttttgcccggaatggtccacagtataaCAATAAACGaatctatgttgcatttattcggttacaggtgtttttatcgcTCTTGAATacccaaaaaacatgcattcttactgttcgCAGAGCTGTAGTTTGGCCCAGTGAAGTGCCCACGGTGATAATTACATTCACTCAATCATTGTTACATTGTGGAActttcttggcaaagcaataacgtcaccatagcgacaagcaggtggcaaacccttcaAGTCAATTAGTGCAGATTTTCTGAAACATTTGCTTATATCAGCGTGTTTCAGACGACAGCACAACATTCTACGGGCCGAAAATATTTGATACAGATGCAAGCAGATaaaatttatattgttaaaatgtagatttCTAGGGTCGAGTCtctaatcaggttcaacatttgtgcagtGCATTTACGTAAACTGTTATTACCATGGTGATGTAGTGAGTGCCAAATTTGTTAATGAATCCGTAAAATTGCTGTTTGGTTTTAGCCGTGTAGGTTTTGGGGAGTTGACTTATTGCTTGACGAAATTCATGGTGCAGTGTCGGGGTTGTGGAAACCCGGTATCTGGAAGTAGAAATAGAGTAGCATTAGTAATAGTGCAAGCAAGTTCACGTGTGCAGAAATAATCGTTTTACTAGTcgataaaataaaatttaaaaaaggctGACTAGTCCATCTCATCCGTGCGGGAAGGAGGGGACTAGTATTTTTCTGTTTATCTGACTAGTAAAACGATTATTTCTATTGCATTTTCAGAtgttttcagtacattttatccacgtaaaaatgtaaatatagaaAGTAAAGGTTTATAAATCTCTCTAAAATAACCTTTGGTTGCTTTTCAAAACAGGAAAAGATAAGCAGCACGTTAAGTTCACCTGTAGTACTCGCAGGCCATGCTCTGAGTTGCGAAGCTGTATTTGTCTTCTTTGCTTTTCGCCATGGAATATTCGGCTATTTTCGATTGTGTACCTGCTAACATTAAGTTAGTGCTAGCAGCTCCCACAGAGATATCCAAGCTGCTTTTCCAGTTGTTTTCGATGGATGCAGTGTTGGAATTAAGCAGAGACTCGCTGGACTTATGGAGCTGGCTTTTCACTTTGGCGCTACATGAGCTCTTGGCTCTCCAGTCCACTACTGACAGAGGCAGCTTTTGTTTCTTATTTTCCAAAAAAGGATTTGAACATAGGGTGCAGGTCTTGTCTTTACGTCGCCACTTATTCATGTTGATCACATACACTCCTTTTTGTTCCATTTTGGTGATATCGAATCCTTCTCCGCCCAAATTTGTCCCAGGAGCAAAATCAGCCTCCAGACACTCTTTGGGAATTCCATCTGAGCAGTGCTGGAGGGAATCGTGAGCGAGGAACAGCAGATGAATGCCGACGAGAAGAACAAACATGGTCCCGTAAGATGGTGACACAAACtgtgaagaaagaaaaataaataaataagaatatatACAATCAGTGCATTTACTTTAAAGACATTGGTTCAGCGTTTTCATTAGCAACAGTGAGCAGGTCCATCACTCCATCcatagttttattttcagacatggaatatttgtattttctctCTGTGTAGGTTTCAATCAT of the Periophthalmus magnuspinnatus isolate fPerMag1 chromosome 8, fPerMag1.2.pri, whole genome shotgun sequence genome contains:
- the LOC117375537 gene encoding perforin-1-like, which encodes MFVLLVGIHLLFLAHDSLQHCSDGIPKECLEADFAPGTNLGGEGFDITKMEQKGVYVINMNKWRRKDKTCTLCSNPFLENKKQKLPLSVVDWRAKSSCSAKVKSQLHKSSESLLNSNTASIENNWKSSLDISVGAASTNLMLAGTQSKIAEYSMAKSKEDKYSFATQSMACEYYRYRVSTTPTLHHEFRQAISQLPKTYTAKTKQQFYGFINKFGTHYITMVRIGGSVKSVTSIRECEASLEGLSAEEVQACLEVEASASYIRTEAKAESKHCKSDIQKSEKKSSFASSFNDRFTEIRGGHTTEPDLLFSADKEPSAYKDWLSTLPQHPDILSYSLDPLHQLLPRQSPSHSNLRSAISHYILEKGLWRNCSSSCSAGVRTNSRDSCVCQCHNNAGVNQDCCPTQKGLARVVITVQRAENLWGDTTTATDAYVKVYRGKTLWRTNVIWNNNNPHFQYVIDWGDVNLLAGNKVRFEVWDEDNKWDDDLLGECDRVLTVGVKTDVCNLQHGRLFVKWQVQCAPNLSGDLCTVYKATPMSPSLKGWFKSRHSHPVPEALLLQWGVFVNGSKSNQTRV